The DNA window CTACGATTAGCTAAATCTGTGATAGTGTTCCAGTTTAGATATAATTTTTTATAGTCGCTTGTATAACTATAGAAAGAAAAGACAAGACTTGAAATAATATAAGATATTATTGTTACAATTGCTAATATGATTGGTGTTTTAGTTATAATTAACATCATAATCAGAGCAAATAATCCAAATCCAAGTTGTAATAAGGTAGCTATTGCTAATTTAATTTTTAGATATTTTTTAAAATCTAATGGCAGAGATTTTAAAAAATAGTAATCTTGTTTTTCTAGTGATATTGCTATACTTGTAAAATTCATAGGATTAGAATTGATGTACAATGCTAACGTGAATCCTATAGTCATAGCTACTGGATAGAATATAAGTGGTAGTGTAATACCTCCGTGCTTTCTAATTTCTATAATCGGAATTACAAATATACCAAGTGTAATTATAAGATTAGTAAATACAGTTGACGAAATTGTACTGTTTAACATTAGTTTTACATTTCTCTTAATTAGTTTAGAAAATAGTGTAGTTGGTGTACTATTAGTATTTTCTTTAATTTTTACAGCTTTAGAACTAGATGTGTATGTATTACCTGATATTCTATATAAGTCTTTCATATATTTTCTTATTACAAATATATATGTAGTAAAGAAAGAAATAAGTGCTAAGATAATAGCTACTATTAAGTAAGTATAAGTCTTAGAAATATCTAATACGAGTATATTTAAAAATAAATCTCCTGAATAATCAGAATCAAAACTTTTAAAAGTATGAGCAAAATTAAATATGTATCCTGTGAAGAATATCAACGCGATTAATATTGTAGCTGCATTAACTTTCCCTTTATTCTTCTTAAAATTTGGGATATAAGTAATAAATGAAAGTAGTGTCATAATAGAACATATTAAAGTAATGATAAATGCAAAACTATATACTAATACGAAGAAAAGTTTTTGAATTGAAAACTCTGCATTTAATCCAATAATCAAGTTTATAACTATTAAAGGAGTAAAATTACTAATAACTTGTGAAAGTAGAGTGAACAATTTACTAAAAAATATTTCAGATCCTGTAACAGGTAAGTGAATAATTGCTAATGTATCATCACTTTCGTAAAACATATTGATAAAATTATTTAAAATCTGAATAAACACTAATAATAAAATAAAGAAAAGTATATTTCGATATCCCGGTCCAGAAAAGTTAAAACCACGAGAAAATATTGAAAATACAAATAAAATATTTAAGAAATTGAAAAAATTCATCATTAATACATTTTTAAAAAGATTATGTCTTATATCGCTCTTTCCACTGAATTTTTTTCTGTATTTTATTCTTTGAGGTGAAAAACTATAAAGAAGATTCGTTAAGAATAACTCTTTTATTACATTGAATCTCATATCTAATCACCACCTAAAATATTTGAATTTGAATTTTTTACTATATTAAGATAAATTTCTTCTAAATTATCTCCCTCAAATTGTTCTTTAAGTTCGTTAAGTGTACCGATAAAAACCAGTTTTCCCTTGCTGAGGATGCCTATTCTATCGCATAGATGTTCAGCGACCTCCAAGACATGAGTAGAGAATAGAACACTGTTTCCTTTTGTGGCATGTTCTTTCATTAAGTTTTTCAAGTCAAATGCAGCTTGTGGATCTAATCCTGTCATAGGTTCATCCATAATCCAAAACTTAGGTTCTGATAATAATGCCCCAATTACGAATACTTTTTGTCGCATACCATGAGAGAAGGAACTAATCTCTTGATGCCCAACGCCTATCAAATTAAATAATTTGCAGTACCTGTTAAGAATTTCATCTCTTGTTTTATTTTCTATTTCGTATATGCTAGCGACTAATGACCAATATTCAAAGGCTGATAATGTAAGAAACATATCAGGAGTATCAGGAACATAGCCAATTTGTTTTTTACATTCTAATCTATTATTTTTAAGAAGTAGGTCGTTGAAATAAATCTCTCCTGAAGTAGGTTCTAATATACTAACTAAAGATTTGATTGTAGTTGACTTACCAGCTCCGTTATGCCCGATAAGTCCGAATATTTCTCCATCATTAATGGTGAAACTCAAATTATCAACAGCACACTTTGTATCAAATTTCACGGTTAGGTTTTTAATTTCTATCATAAGTATCCCTCCAATGTTATCTATAGTTATATTATACTTGTAATCGTTTTAAACAACAAGGGGGATTATTAAATTATTTCTATAATAATAGTTGATGAGAATATAATAAATTGAAAATTTAAAAGTAGTAACAAGGAATACTTGAAAAAGTGACGCAAAATAATATATGCGAAACACCTGGAAGTGTGAATTAAAACTCTATGTATGATACACCTGGAAGTGTTTATTTATATTAGTAAAATGATACACCTGGTTAAGTGTGAAAATAGAATATGATAATAGCAAGTTAAAAAAGATATAAAAAATTTTAAAAAAGTGTTGACAAGAAAAAATAAAAGTGGTATTATTTAGTACGTGAGTGTTACGGCACTCTGTGTAAAGCCACTATGGCTTATAAAAAATTTAAAAACGTGATACACCTGGATAGGTGATTCACAAATTATCGAGGAAAGGAGGAAATCAGGAAAATGCCAACTATTAACCAATTAGTTCGTAAACCTCGTAAATCAAAAGTATCGAAATCAGATTCACCAGCACTTAACAAAGGTTACAACTCTCAAAGAAAGAAAGAAACTAACATTTCTTCACCACAAAAACGTGGAGTTTGTACTCGTGTTGGGACTATGACACCTAAAAAACCTAACTCAGCTTTACGTAAATATGCACGTGTTCGTTTATCAAACCAAATCGAAGTAACAGCATATATCCCAGGTATCGGACACAACCTACAAGAACACAGTGTTGTACTTATTCGTGGAGGACGTGTAAAAGACTTACCAGGGGTACGTTACCACATCATCCGTGGAGCTTTAGATACTGCAGGAGTTAACGACCGTAAACAAGGACGTTCACTATACGGTGCTAAAAAACCAAAAGAGAAAAAATAATATAAGATAAAAATTTGATAAAAAGAATTCGTGAAAGGAGGCAGACACTATGCCACGTAAAGGTCCAGTTGCAAAACGTGACGTTTTGCCAGATCCAATTTATAACTCAAAATTAGTTACAAAATTGATTAACAAATTAATGCTAGATGGGAAACGCGGTACAGCACAAAGAATTTTATATTCAGCGTTTGATTTAATTAAAGAAAAATCAGGACGTGATGCTATGGAAGTTTTCGAAGAAGCATTAAACAACATTATGCCAGTTCTTGAAGTTCGTGCTCGTCGTGTTGGTGGTTCTAACTACCAAGTACCAGTAGAAGTACGTGCTGAAAGAAGAACTACATTAGGTCTACGTTGGTTAGTTAACTATTCTCGTTTAAGAGGAGAAAAAACTATGGAACAACGTTTAGCTAATGAAA is part of the Gemella haemolysans ATCC 10379 genome and encodes:
- the rpsG gene encoding 30S ribosomal protein S7; this translates as MPRKGPVAKRDVLPDPIYNSKLVTKLINKLMLDGKRGTAQRILYSAFDLIKEKSGRDAMEVFEEALNNIMPVLEVRARRVGGSNYQVPVEVRAERRTTLGLRWLVNYSRLRGEKTMEQRLANEILDAANNTGSAVKKREDTHKMAEANKAFAHYRW
- the rpsL gene encoding 30S ribosomal protein S12 produces the protein MPTINQLVRKPRKSKVSKSDSPALNKGYNSQRKKETNISSPQKRGVCTRVGTMTPKKPNSALRKYARVRLSNQIEVTAYIPGIGHNLQEHSVVLIRGGRVKDLPGVRYHIIRGALDTAGVNDRKQGRSLYGAKKPKEKK
- a CDS encoding ABC transporter ATP-binding protein, with amino-acid sequence MIEIKNLTVKFDTKCAVDNLSFTINDGEIFGLIGHNGAGKSTTIKSLVSILEPTSGEIYFNDLLLKNNRLECKKQIGYVPDTPDMFLTLSAFEYWSLVASIYEIENKTRDEILNRYCKLFNLIGVGHQEISSFSHGMRQKVFVIGALLSEPKFWIMDEPMTGLDPQAAFDLKNLMKEHATKGNSVLFSTHVLEVAEHLCDRIGILSKGKLVFIGTLNELKEQFEGDNLEEIYLNIVKNSNSNILGGD